One Torulaspora globosa chromosome 5, complete sequence DNA window includes the following coding sequences:
- the UBX5 gene encoding DNA protein crosslink repair co-factor UBX5 (ancestral locus Anc_5.374), with amino-acid sequence MSQDQIDSFIAITSAENGELAKHFIEMAGGDLQTAIALFFEHGGNSQLRRQAGSSDQTGTDVDRNNDEDVAQRLQAEAYRNEEEFVRAPDQARHETLAETHIFPGTYGGIGGSFNPLRQARDMFDDSRPAGVFNQRLNDDFIADGSASDSDSDDSAASSEDDDAYEYVEEPVIELDEDGNVREYTKLVKRPKAMSRERRLALLFRPPFDLMTKLNLSSAKVRARKKSKWMMVNIQDSGVFQCQALNRDLWSSKEVKKLIKSNFVFLQYQYDSPNAQPYINFYGIRSKDSLPHIAILDPMTGERLKQWNKTVPMPDSFIKEVNEFLGSFSLDPKAANPTVKEPTPEIDPTTLSEEQQMKLAIEQSLGKSFSEPIALDEPEHQQDLSEMAAEKDDNRAPSAFEAIKAVKHEEPPNRPGITTRIQVRTGDGRRVVRRFEVRDLVRNIYEVIKSEIDGFEQCHFTLSNHQRENLIDKLDMTIEDAGLKNSSLLVEKAYASD; translated from the coding sequence ATGTCACAAGACCAGATTGACAGTTTCATTGCCATTACAAGCGCGGAAAACGGTGAATTGGCCAAGCATTTCATCGAGATGGCCGGTGGCGATTTGCAGACAGCCATAGCCCTGTTCTTTGAGCACGGCGGTAATTCCCAGTTGAGACGCCAGGCTGGGAGCAGTGATCAGACAGGAACAGATGTTGATCGCAATAATGATGAGGATGTAGCCCAAAGATTACAGGCAGAAGCGTACCGCAATGAGGAGGAGTTTGTGAGAGCCCCTGATCAAGCAAGGCATGAGACACTAGCTGAGACCCACATCTTTCCGGGAACTTATGGTGGAATTGGTGGGAGTTTCAATCCCTTGCGTCAAGCTCGAGATATGTTTGACGATTCTAGGCCGGCTGGAGTGTTCAACCAGAGGTTGAATGACGACTTTATCGCTGATGGTTCGGCTTCAGACTCAGATTCAGATGATAGCGCGGCGAGCtctgaagacgatgatgcCTATGAGTATGTAGAGGAGCCGGTGATCGAACTCGACGAGGATGGGAACGTCAGAGAGTATACAAAACTTGTAAAGAGACCAAAGGCGATGTCGAGGGAACGTAGGCTGGCGCTACTCTTTAGGCCGCCTTTCGACTTGATGACCAAATTGAACTTAAGCAGTGCCAAGGTGAGGGCTCGGAAGAAAAGTAAATGGATGATGGTCAACATCCAGGACTCTGGAGTGTTTCAGTGTCAGGCTCTGAATAGGGATTTATGGTCGTCAAAAGAGGTGAAGAAGTTAATCAAATCGAACTTTGTGTTTTTACAATACCAGTATGATTCGCCGAACGCTCAACCATACATCAATTTCTATGGGATCCGAAGCAAGGACTCCCTTCCCCACATAGCAATACTGGATCCCATGACGGGCGAACGATTGAAGCAATGGAACAAGACGGTTCCAATGCCCGACAGCTTTATAAAGGAAGTCAACGAGTTCTTGGGATCGTTCTCTCTGGATCCCAAGGCGGCAAATCCAACTGTGAAAGAGCCCACGCCAGAGATAGACCCGACAACACTTAGCGAGGagcagcagatgaaatTAGCTATTGAGCAGTCTCTAGGGAAGTCATTTTCCGAACCAATTGCTCTGGACGAGCCGGAGCATCAGCAGGATCTCAGCGAAATGGCAGCGGAGAAAGACGACAACCGCGCTCCCAGCGCTTTCGAAGCCATCAAAGCTGTTAAGCATGAGGAACCCCCGAACAGGCCAGGAATCACCACCAGAATACAGGTCCGGACAGGTGACGGTCGAAGAGTTGTGCGTAGGTTTGAAGTACGTGACCTTGTGAGGAACATCTACGAGGTTATCAAGAGCGAAATCGACGGTTTCGAGCAATGCCATTTCACTCTCAGCAACCACCAGCGCGAGAATCTCATCGATAAGCTTGACATGACAATTGAAGATGCGGGACTCAAGAACAGCTCGCTATTGGTGGAAAAGGCATATGCAAGCGATTGA
- the KSP1 gene encoding putative serine/threonine protein kinase KSP1 (ancestral locus Anc_5.376) — translation MSLDYEVYKEGGLLNDRYQKIEDISEGSYGYVSLAKDIERKKLVAVKFIFKLEKEPSVDEDGAAGEEEGARDCDDVVKSANSSVEKRVQLAKHRESMISSNVRSRLSENICFEAAYEIEIQRMIGNEHRNVVKLLDFFDSYIILEYCSGGDLYEAIKGDLIPRKTREITHILTQIIEAIQYVHSKGIYHRDVKPENILISNLFDWTIKLSDWGLATTHPTSLDRSVGSERYMAPELFESNLDLAERKEPYQCDKVDVWSIGIVFLNIVFSKNPFSVANQTDKAFCYFAANREALFDVFSTMSLDFFQVLRYSLTIDPANRDLKKMRRELDNLSEYTLDDEYYNSLQDNDVAIYDEEPRHAPAYVPPSSAPAPVSLPTPPSSSTGKNGKRLQSASSSIPKQTDSFVHAEQNIVDKKSSPIAASTTNGKTEEKEKERARSVPKFKFRKRSHVQRNDSPNQNQPHSYANGKTIKNRNYNHYNNFSHFGNNYNYNQKNYFFNGADKPKIVKHSRKPLGIPTPNTYINNYFNDYHKNKEQHGSESNDYNGFNTRDFFTPPSVNNRYMEGIFSHNYVNKHNNNNNNNNNSSNNNNNNNNTNKNHYFPQFGTSGSKGKQPRRPSSGNRVAAPKTKNPNTSTTSTSVPAYHSPGKYIPPNVRNHYTNQYQSHVPNISAVLDTHTYHEQYANADNGKNETTSKGDLDDVLFTLEESDDFLRDINDLSLHDAPVSSHGTDLHGALQNDLPDLLKSPEPPRLQLTGAENPFAAQILNGGNDGKPLVANQHLNAGTSEHKYKPGIYVPPHHRKSFSSTTAANEVTLSVGQNMYDYSALSDSRRPSASIQQYQAPFMPSLKNHSTTTTALQDKDVFAQTDNDAIIFSEDESDDNGEDSRGMKTVFGPYTIYNNGEMSYNTVRAGRKSSTVQSEAVGSLEQYKNNWLMLQQQQD, via the coding sequence ATGAGTTTGGATTATGAAGTTTACAAGGAAGGTGGATTGCTAAATGATAGGTATCAGAAAATTGAAGACATCAGCGAGGGATCGTACGGGTATGTGTCGCTAGCCAAGGACATCGAGCGTAAGAAATTGGTGGCGGTCAAATTCATCTTtaagctggagaaagagcCATCAGTGGACGAAGACGGAGCAGCTGGGGAGGAAGAGGGTGCACGTGACTGCGATGATGTGGTTAAGAGTGCCAACAGCAGCGTGGAGAAGCGAGTGCAGTTGGCGAAGCATCGCGAGTCAATGATCTCGTCTAATGTTAGGTCGCGGCTTTCGGAAAACATCTGTTTTGAAGCGGCTTATGAGATCGAAATCCAGAGAATGATCGGCAACGAGCATCGGAACGTTGTGAAGTTGCTGGACTTTTTCGATTCATACATCATCTTGGAATACTGCTCTGGCGGAGATCTGTACGAAGCGATTAAGGGTGACCTTATCCCGAGGAAGACGAGGGAAATTACACATATCTTGACTCAGATCATTGAAGCAATTCAATATGTGCACTCTAAGGGGATTTATCACCGTGATGTCAAACCTGAGAACATTTTGATCTCGAACCTTTTCGATTGGACCATAAAGCTCAGTGATTGGGGGTTGGCCACTACGCATCCGACGTCTCTGGATCGAAGTGTAGGCAGTGAGCGCTACATGGCGCCCGAGCTGTTTGAAAGCAATTTGGATCTTGCAGAGAGGAAAGAGCCTTACCAGTGTGACAAGGTGGACGTGTGGTCGATTGGTATCGTCTTTCTTAACATTGTGTTTTCTAAGAATCCATTCAGTGTGGCCAATCAGACAGATAAAGCGTTCTGTTACTTTGCTGCCAACCGAGAGGCGTTGTTTGACGTTTTTTCTACTATGAGtctcgatttcttccaagTTTTGAGATACAGTCTCACGATAGATCCGGCAAACAGGgatctcaagaagatgagacGAGAGCTTGACAACCTTTCGGAGTACACTCTGGATGATGAGTATTACAACTCCCTACAGGACAATGATGTGGCGATATATGATGAGGAACCTCGCCATGCCCCAGCGTATGTGCCACCATCATCTGCTCCGGCTCCAGTCTCCTTACCCACCCCGCCATCGTCTTCGACTGGTAAAAATGGAAAAAGGCTTCAATCTGCAAGCTCCAGTATTCCCAAACAGACCGACTCATTTGTCCACGCAGAGCAGAATATTGTTGATAAGAAATCATCTCCAATTGCAGCTTCAACTACTAATGGTAAGACtgaggaaaaagaaaaagaaagGGCTAGGTCTGTGCCTAAATTCAAGTTTAGAAAGCGCAGTCATGTTCAAAGGAATGATTCGCCTAATCAGAATCAGCCCCATAGTTATGCCAATGGAAAAACTATTAAGAATCGCAATTACAACCATTACAACAATTTCAGTCATTTCGGTAACAATTACAATTATAACCAAAAAAAttacttcttcaatggcgCAGATAAGCCAAAAATTGTAAAGCATTCGAGAAAACCACTAGGAATTCCAACTCCTAATACCTACATTAACAATTATTTTAATGATTATCATAAGAACAAGGAGCAACATGGCTCAGAAAGCAACGATTACAACGGTTTTAACACAAGAGATTTTTTTACTCCACCTAGTGTTAATAACAGGTACATGGAGGGAATTTTCAGCCACAATTATGTGAATAAAcacaacaacaacaacaacaacaacaacaacagcagcaacaatAATAATAACAATAATAATACTAATAAGAATCATTATTTCCCACAGTTTGGGACCAGTGGTTCCAAAGGTAAGCAACCGCGGAGACCTAGTTCAGGCAATCGGGTTGCCGCTCCCAAAACGAAAAATCCGAACACATCTACCACTTCAACCTCAGTACCAGCGTACCATTCGCCGGGCAAATACATTCCTCCGAATGTTAGAAACCATTACACCAACCAATATCAGTCGCATGTTCCTAATATTTCAGCCGTTTTAGACACACACACATATCACGAGCAATATGCCAACGCTGATAACGGGAAGAATGAAACCACTAGTAAAGGCGATTTAGATGATGTCCTCTTTACCCTGGAGGAAAGTGATGATTTTCTACGTGACATCAATGACTTGTCCTTGCATGACGCACCTGTTTCTTCTCATGGCACTGATCTACATGGCGCGCTCCAAAACGATTTACCAGATCTGTTAAAATCTCCCGAACCACCCAGGCTACAGCTCACGGGCGCAGAGAATCCGTTTGCCGCCCAGATACTCAACGGCGGCAATGATGGCAAGCCGTTGGTTGCAAACCAGCATCTTAACGCAGGAACTTCTGAACACAAGTATAAGCCAGGCATCTACGTACCACCTCATCATCGCAAAAGCTTCTCATCTACCACAGCTGCTAATGAGGTTACACTATCTGTCGGACAAAACATGTACGATTATTCGGCACTATCAGATTCCCGACGCCCATCGGCCTCTATTCAACAATACCAGGCACCATTTATGCCAAGTTTGAAGAATCACTCTACCACAACGACGGCTTTACAAGACAAAGATGTCTTTGCTCAAACAGATAACGATGCCATTATATTTTCGGAAGATGAAAGTGATGACAATGGTGAAGACTCTCGCGGCATGAAAACGGTGTTTGGGCCCTATACAATATACAACAACGGGGAAATGTCTTATAACACCGTTCGtgctggaagaaaatcgaGTACTGTTCAAAGCGAGGCAGTTGGCTCATTGGAGCAATACAAAAATAACTGGCTTATGTtacaacagcaacaggaTTGA
- the PEX3 gene encoding Pex3p (ancestral locus Anc_5.372), giving the protein MSSGSVSSRSLFQRHRGKVLTSVGIVATLFTAGSVCMYLVKRWLYKQQLKITEQHFIREQIRRRFTQTQEDSLYALYELIPVFAMVLAKKLDLEELVIALRDKKLSKTGSQKARIGDNDVLSSGISTSVTEVDTSTANVANKSEGKTQKTKAELWNELKTKSLIKMVTISYTISALLLLTRLQLNILTRREYLETAIRVAVEKESSLSDGKSVVSWIWGLWKGDDTKSAVSEAIEDSKAKPTPVSKNSYINEQAFLSLSWWLLNRGWQDFEAIVEENVEKQFGQLNPRDTLSITEFSEKLTEVFRDTNKQLFPDATNEQNGTGRLQTILLPRPDLEDFVLKQTLDPEAFNILNEDKTVFGQLILETAKCLESTVSSIVLETLVNESFQYIMEQVETNVSKKKNKQKTAKESDCVEDSDAKYQMAVFTISCKDCCNEILKSGVVSMDNEFLARLDSVVILDDLSASVYSNFGFQD; this is encoded by the coding sequence ATGTCAAGTGGGTCCGTCAGTAGCAGGAGCCTTTTCCAGAGACACCGAGGCAAAGTTCTCACTTCTGTTGGTATTGTGGCGACCCTCTTCACCGCGGGGTCTGTCTGTATGTACTTGGTGAAGAGATGGCTATACAAACAGCAGCTCAAGATCACTGAACAGCATTTTATTCGAGAGCAAATAAGGAGGCGGTTTACTCAAACGCAGGAAGACTCCCTGTATGCGCTATATGAGTTGATTCCGGTCTTTGCAATGGTTCTGGCAAAGAAGCTGGACTTGGAAGAGCTGGTCATAGCCTTGAGAGAcaagaaattgagcaaAACTGGCAGCCAAAAGGCCAGAATCGGTGACAACGATGTTTTGTCATCTGGCATAAGCACTAGCGTTACAGAAGTCGATACTTCGACGGCTAACGTAGCGAATAAGTCGGAGGGCAAGACTCAGAAGACGAAGGCAGAGCTCTGGAATGAGCTGAAGACCAAAAGCTTAATCAAGATGGTGACGATCTCATACACAATTTCAGCGTTATTGCTACTCACGAGACTGCAATTGAACATACTCACCAGAAGAGAATATTTGGAGACTGCAATAAGGGTTGCTGTTGAGAAGGAATCTAGTCTATCTGATGGTAAGTCTGTTGTCAGCTGGATTTGGGGGCTCTGGAAGGGTGACGATACGAAATCGGCCGTAAGCGAGGCAATTGAGGATTCAAAGGCAAAGCCAACTCCAGTCTCGAAGAACTCCTACATCAACGAACAGGCTTTCTTATCACTTTCGTGGTGGCTGTTGAATCGCGGTTGgcaagattttgaagctATAGTGGAGGAAAACGTAGAGAAACAATTCGGACAGTTAAATCCCAGAGATACGCTTTCGATCACAGAGTTCAGCGAGAAGCTCACCGAGGTTTTCCGTGACACAAACAAGCAACTGTTCCCCGACGCAACGAATGAACAAAACGGCACTGGCAGGTTGCAAACTATCCTGCTGCCACGTCCTGATCTGGAAGATTTCGTGCTCAAGCAAACCCTAGATCCGGAGGCTTTCAATATTCTTAACGAAGATAAGACAGTTTTCGGTCAACTCATTCTCGAAACAGCAAAATGCTTGGAAAGCACCGTCTCATCGATAGTCCTGGAGACTTTAGTGAACGAATCGTTCCAATACATTATGGAGCAGGTCGAGACAAACGTtagcaagaagaagaacaaacAAAAGACGGCAAAGGAGTCAGATTGCGTTGAAGATTCCGACGCCAAATATCAAATGGCGGTTTTCACCATTAGCTGCAAAGACTGCTGTAATGAGATCCTGAAAAGCGGCGTTGTGTCTATGGACAACGAATTTTTGGCAAGGCTGGACTCTGTCGTGATACTCGACGATCTGAGCGCAAGCGTGTACAGCAACTTTGGGTTTCAAGACTAG
- the LRP1 gene encoding Lrp1p (ancestral locus Anc_5.373), which yields MSTSLCKESTYQDPFSAIVVCRELPLMEDVEKIKPYISHLNKQLNSLKVDLDKLTSKSLDEQLLSLKDERAKLELTNRYAYALSSLMFSYMKVLNVKDLSPIKAELDRVKSYMNKAKAIDGKDEREERLQQEEQERAKRVINNALDGRQTGPAISKHNFQGKHTRFDDLAEDQDKQNLDVKEISQKVADSRRKKPRVDKQKVSKRRSK from the coding sequence ATGAGCACATCGCTATGCAAAGAAAGTACATATCAAGACCCATTTAGTGCCATCGTCGTCTGCCGTGAACTGCCACTGATGGAGGACgttgagaagatcaaacCATACATTTCACACCTGAATAAGCAACTGAATTCGCTGAAAGTTGACCTAGACAAGTTAACGAGTAAATCGCTGGATGAACAACTGCTGTCGTTAAAGGATGAACGTGCCAAGTTGGAACTTACCAACAGGTATGCTTATGCTCTGAGCTCCCTCATGTTTTCCTATATGAAAGTGCTGAATGTCAAAGATCTGTCACCGATAAAGGCTGAACTTGATAGAGTTAAAAGCTATATGAATAAGGCTAAGGCTATTGACGGCAAGGACGAGAGGGAAGAGAGACTCCAGCAAGAGGAGCAGGAACGTGCCAAAAGAGTAATCAATAATGCGCTAGATGGAAGACAAACAGGCCCAGCTATCAGTAAGCATAATTTCCAAGGCAAGCATACGAGATTCGATGACTTGGCAGAGGATCAAGATAAGCAGAACTTGGACGTCAAGGAAATATCACAGAAGGTAGCAGATTcaaggaggaagaagcctCGGGTTGACAAGCAAAAGGTAAGCAAGAGGAGGAGCAAGTAA
- the GPI8 gene encoding GPI-anchor transamidase (ancestral locus Anc_5.375), with translation MLCSWKHSIALLLTVLGPFIGLVHAQHTNNWAVLVSTSRFWFNYRHMANVLSMYRTVKRLGIPDSQIILMLSDDVACNSRNLFPGSVFNNQDHAIDLYGDSVEVDYRGYEVTVENFIRLLTDRWSESQPKSKRLLTDENSNIFIYMTGHGGDDFLKFQDAEEIASEDIADAFEQMYEKKRYNEIFFMIDTCQANTMYSKFYSPNILAVGSSEVDESSFSHHSDVEIGVAVIDRFTYYSLEFLEQIEKNSSLTLKDLFDSYTFEKVHSHVGVRTDLFKRDPKDVLITDFFANVQNIVPDNVDANGYIYESTDNDTFVQNVLNLALERTTDENEDDQHERNQFFHQHFTRTSDLTQEIELVPIAGIRSRVWAVGMILISTVTYFLLQGKHSKPARRELFSSLN, from the coding sequence ATGCTTTGCTCTTGGAAGCACTCAATCGCGTTGTTACTGACGGTTCTTGGACCGTTTATTGGTCTTGTACATGCACAACACACAAACAATTGGGCAGTTTTGGTATCAACTTCACGATTCTGGTTCAACTATAGACATATGGCGAACGTTCTCAGCATGTATAGAACTGTCAAGCGACTTGGAATACCGGACTCGCAAATTATACTGATGCTAAGTGATGACGTAGCATGCAATTCGAGGAATTTGTTCCCAGGAAGCGTGTTTAATAACCAAGACCACGCAATTGATCTATATGGGGATTCTGTCGAGGTTGACTACCGCGGCTATGAGGTTACCGTTGAGAATTTTATAAGATTGCTCACCGACAGATGGTCCGAGAGCCAGCCCAAATCTAAGAGGCTTCTGACAGACGAAAACTCCAACATATTTATCTATATGACTGGCCACGGTGGTGACGACTTTTTAAAGTTCCAAGACGCAGAGGAAATTGCTTCTGAGGACATTGCAGACGCCTTTGAACAGATGtatgagaagaaaaggtATAATGAGATTTTCTTTATGATCGACACTTGTCAGGCTAATACAATGTATTCAAAATTCTATTCGCCTAATATCCTGGCGGTCGGGTCAAGCGAAGTTGATGAAAGTTCCTTCTCACATCACTCAGACGTTGAAATTGGTGTCGCGGTCATTGACAGATTCACTTACTACAGTTTGGAATTTTTGGAGCAAATTGAGAAGAACTCTTCtctgactttgaaagacctGTTCGATTCGTACACATTCGAGAAAGTTCATTCTCACGTCGGTGTTAGAActgatctcttcaagagaGATCCCAAAGATGTTTTGATCACAGACTTCTTCGCAAACGTTCAAAATATAGTCCCAGACAATGTCGATGCGAATGGGTATATCTACGAGAGTACGGACAACGATACTTTTGTTCAGAATGTTTTAAACTTGGCTTTAGAGAGAACAACGGATGAAAATGAGGATGATCAACATGAAAGAAATCAGTTTTTCCACCAACATTTCACTAGAACAAGCGACCTAACTCAAGAAATCGAACTAGTTCCTATAGCGGGCATTAGGTCTCGCGTTTGGGCCGTCGGCATGATATTAATATCGACTGTGACGtattttctgcttcaaGGAAAGCATTCGAAGCCCGCTCGACGGGAGCTCTTTAGCTCGCTGAATTGA
- the SKP1 gene encoding SCF ubiquitin ligase subunit SKP1 (ancestral locus Anc_5.371), whose amino-acid sequence MAGSKSRNVVLVSGEGEKFTVERKIAERSLLLKNYLNDMHDSQLQDDSSDEEEDKGNKGGDADEDEDDEDDEIVMPVPNVRSSVLQKVIEWAEHHKDSNFPDEEDDDSRKSAPMDSWDREFLKVDQEMLYEIILAANYLNIKPLLDAGCKVVAEMIRGRSPEEIRRTFNIVNDFTPEEEAAIRRENEWAEDR is encoded by the coding sequence ATGGCGGGCAGCAAGAGTCGTAACGTTGTATTGGTCAGTGGTGAAGGTGAGAAGTTTACCGTAGAGCGCAAGATCGCGGAGCGCTCTTTACTGCTAAAGAACTACCTGAATGATATGCATGACAGCCAGCTCCAGGATGATAGttctgatgaggaagaagacaaagGCAATAAGGGTGGTGATGCtgatgaggacgaagatgacgaagacgacgaaATAGTAATGCCAGTGCCCAACGTGAGATCTTCAGTCTTGCAGAAAGTGATCGAGTGGGCTGAACATCATAAGGACTCCAATTTccctgatgaagaagacgatgacTCTAGGAAGTCTGCACCCATGGATTCCTGGGACCGGGAATTTTTGAAGGTCGATCAGGAAATGCTTTACGAGATTATTCTGGCCGCTAACTACCTGAATATCAAACCGCTACTGGATGCAGGGTGCAAGGTTGTGGCAGAGATGATCAGAGGCAGATCCCCAGAAGAGATCAGGAGAACTTTCAACATTGTCAATGATTTCACTCccgaggaagaagctgcgATTAGACGGGAAAACGAATGGGCCGAAGACAGATGA